From the Limosilactobacillus panis genome, one window contains:
- the pcrA gene encoding DNA helicase PcrA — MNNSQALLDGMNDKQTEAVLTTEGPLLVMAGAGSGKTRVLTHRVAYLIEEKNVFPWNILAITFTNKAAREMQERVGKLLGESAQDIWVSTFHSLCVRILRRDIEKIGYNRAFTIADTGEQRTLMKQVCAELNIDPKKFDPRSILSTISNAKNALLTPDDYAAKASDNRNPHSMYTSVVARAYKLYQEQLEANQALDFDDLIMKTIELFQKDPETLEFYQDRFHYIHVDEYQDTNDAQYKLVHMLADKYQNICVVGDADQSIYGWRGANIENILNFEHDYPNAHTVMLEQNYRSTQTILDAANEVIKNNSGRKDKNLWTKNGQGDKITYYQAQNEHDEAQYIVAKIKEEHDKHGYHYNDFAILYRTNAQSRMIEETFMKSSVPYTMVGGHKFYDRKEIRDVLAYLTLLVNHQDSMSFSRIVNTPKRGIGLTTVEHLREFANDNGWSLLEASQNVDIANNISSRARTKLADFGQLIADLDKQVEYLSITDLTDQILERSGYNKMLQKENNLENQTRQENLDEFKSVTQEYDKQHEDDDTPNRQKLVNFLADLALISDQDDVDEQEPAVTLMTLHAAKGLEFPVVFLVGMEEGVFPLSRALMEDDELEEERRLAYVGITRAKKKLYLTNAVSRLLYGRIQRNKPSRFVEEIDPKLLDEEGGQMNDDVPFSKKAATMGTYRQRSTQKHHYRDAGKRVKPITNTGTGADKVSWKVGDKVTHKKWGQGTVVKVNGSGNDMELDIAFPAKGVKRLLASFAPIQKVN, encoded by the coding sequence GTGAATAATAGTCAAGCACTACTAGATGGAATGAACGATAAGCAAACCGAAGCGGTCTTAACAACGGAAGGACCGCTGCTGGTTATGGCTGGAGCTGGTTCCGGGAAGACACGGGTATTGACCCACCGGGTGGCCTACTTGATTGAAGAAAAGAATGTTTTTCCATGGAACATCTTGGCGATCACCTTTACCAATAAGGCCGCGCGAGAAATGCAGGAACGGGTCGGCAAGCTTCTAGGCGAGAGTGCCCAGGATATTTGGGTGTCTACTTTCCACTCCCTATGTGTGCGCATCTTACGACGGGATATCGAGAAGATTGGTTATAACCGGGCCTTTACCATCGCAGACACGGGTGAACAGCGGACGCTGATGAAGCAGGTCTGTGCTGAGTTAAACATTGACCCCAAGAAGTTTGACCCGCGGAGCATCCTCAGTACGATTTCAAATGCGAAAAATGCCCTGCTGACACCTGACGACTACGCAGCCAAGGCTAGCGATAACCGTAACCCACATAGCATGTACACCTCCGTGGTTGCCCGGGCTTACAAGCTTTACCAAGAGCAGCTTGAAGCCAACCAGGCCCTTGACTTTGATGACCTGATTATGAAGACGATTGAGCTTTTCCAAAAGGATCCGGAGACCTTGGAATTTTACCAGGACCGCTTTCACTACATTCACGTCGACGAATACCAGGATACCAACGATGCCCAGTACAAGCTGGTTCACATGCTGGCCGACAAATACCAAAACATCTGTGTGGTTGGGGATGCGGACCAGAGTATTTACGGCTGGCGGGGTGCCAATATCGAAAACATCCTGAACTTCGAACATGATTATCCCAACGCCCACACCGTCATGCTGGAACAGAACTACCGGTCGACCCAGACCATTCTGGATGCCGCCAACGAAGTGATTAAGAACAACAGTGGGCGCAAGGACAAGAACCTCTGGACCAAAAACGGCCAGGGGGACAAGATCACCTACTACCAAGCCCAAAACGAACATGACGAAGCCCAGTACATTGTCGCTAAAATTAAGGAAGAGCACGACAAGCACGGTTACCACTACAACGACTTTGCCATCCTCTACCGGACCAACGCCCAGTCGCGAATGATTGAAGAGACCTTTATGAAGTCCAGCGTCCCCTACACGATGGTGGGGGGCCACAAGTTCTATGACCGGAAGGAAATCCGCGACGTCCTGGCCTACCTAACTCTGTTAGTCAACCACCAGGATTCCATGAGTTTTAGCCGTATCGTTAACACACCTAAGCGGGGCATCGGCCTGACAACGGTTGAACACCTCCGGGAGTTTGCCAACGACAACGGCTGGTCTCTGCTGGAGGCGAGTCAGAACGTTGATATTGCCAATAATATTTCCTCCCGGGCGCGGACAAAGCTGGCGGATTTTGGCCAGTTAATTGCTGATTTGGACAAGCAGGTTGAGTACTTGAGCATTACTGACCTGACCGACCAAATATTGGAGCGGTCGGGTTATAATAAGATGTTGCAAAAGGAAAATAACCTGGAGAACCAGACTCGCCAGGAGAACCTGGATGAATTTAAGTCGGTGACCCAGGAATACGATAAGCAACACGAAGACGATGACACGCCGAACCGGCAGAAACTGGTTAACTTCCTAGCCGACCTGGCCCTAATTTCTGATCAGGACGATGTTGATGAGCAGGAGCCAGCGGTGACGTTAATGACCCTCCACGCCGCAAAGGGGCTTGAATTTCCGGTCGTCTTTCTGGTTGGCATGGAAGAGGGAGTTTTTCCCCTTTCCCGGGCCCTGATGGAAGACGATGAGCTGGAAGAAGAACGGCGGTTGGCCTATGTGGGAATTACCCGGGCCAAGAAGAAACTCTATTTGACGAACGCCGTTTCCCGTCTCCTGTACGGACGGATCCAGCGGAACAAGCCGTCCCGCTTTGTGGAAGAAATTGACCCGAAGCTTCTCGACGAAGAGGGGGGTCAAATGAATGACGACGTTCCATTCAGTAAGAAGGCCGCCACGATGGGAACTTATCGCCAGCGGTCAACGCAAAAGCACCATTACCGGGATGCCGGTAAACGGGTCAAGCCAATTACGAATACCGGTACCGGTGCGGACAAAGTAAGCTGGAAAGTTGGCGATAAAGTTACCCACAAGAAATGGGGCCAAGGAACGGTCGTCAAAGTCAACGGCAGCGGGAACGATATGGAACTGGACATCGCCTTCCCTGCTAAGGGGGTCAAGCGGCTCCTGGCAAGTTTTGCACCAATTCAAAAAGTAAATTAA
- the ligA gene encoding NAD-dependent DNA ligase LigA: protein MDKQIPVDQLTLAAAKQEIVPLRKQLTQWGKEYYEQDNPTVEDYVYDRAYQRLVALEQRFPELKTSDSPTQRVGGGPQSQLTKVTHDIPMLSMGDVFSIDELMDFNQRQQDNKDVEVAPEYNLELKIDGLSLSLVYENGKLVQGSTRGNGVIGEDVTANVMTIKSVPHELPEPLSLEFRGECYMPKKSFVKLNQEREAAGQPIFANPRNAAAGSLRQLDPHVTAKRDLDTFMYYVPEYQKLGVKTQAAALDRMRELGFNVNPNNRVVHNRQEITAYIEEYTAKRDQLSYGIDGIVEKVNDLDTEIALGNTVKVPRWEIAYKFPPEEQATVVRDIEWTVGRTGNVTPTAVMDPVQLAGTTVSRASLHNPDYLQEKGIRVGDTVYLHKAGDIIPEISRVDLKKRPADSKPYEIPTTCPVCGAKLVHLDDEVALRCINPMCPAQIKEGLAHFASRNAMDIDGLGPKIIQQLWNKKLIHDVADLYSLTRDQLLTLDKFGDKSATNLLTSIDNSRNNSVERLLFGLGIRHVGAKAARLIMEHFGSLDQLMAASADEVSAVDGIGPTIGESVEAYFANPQVVKLVDELRDAGINFAYLGATTPVNPTSEWNDRRVVLTGKLEEMTRSQAKDWLEAHGAKVTSSVSKKTDIVIAGTAAGSKLTKAQDLGITVWNEARFAQAMKEEQ, encoded by the coding sequence ATGGATAAGCAAATACCAGTCGACCAGCTAACCCTGGCGGCGGCCAAACAAGAAATTGTTCCCCTGAGAAAGCAGTTAACCCAGTGGGGCAAGGAGTACTACGAACAGGACAACCCAACCGTTGAGGACTACGTCTATGACAGGGCCTACCAACGTTTGGTAGCCCTGGAACAGCGTTTTCCGGAGCTGAAGACGAGCGATTCGCCAACGCAACGGGTTGGGGGTGGCCCCCAAAGTCAGTTAACGAAGGTGACCCATGATATCCCGATGCTGTCAATGGGTGACGTCTTCTCCATTGATGAGTTGATGGACTTCAACCAGCGGCAACAGGATAATAAAGACGTTGAAGTGGCGCCTGAGTATAACCTTGAATTAAAGATTGATGGTCTTTCCTTATCCTTAGTTTATGAAAACGGCAAGTTAGTTCAGGGTTCAACTCGGGGGAACGGGGTCATTGGTGAAGATGTCACCGCCAACGTGATGACGATTAAGTCGGTTCCCCACGAACTACCCGAACCCCTTTCCCTTGAATTCCGTGGTGAGTGCTACATGCCGAAGAAGTCTTTTGTTAAGCTCAACCAAGAACGGGAGGCGGCTGGTCAACCAATCTTTGCTAACCCGCGGAATGCGGCGGCGGGGAGCCTTCGCCAGCTTGACCCGCACGTGACGGCTAAGCGGGATTTGGATACCTTTATGTACTATGTTCCTGAGTATCAGAAGCTGGGCGTTAAGACCCAGGCGGCAGCCCTCGACCGGATGCGGGAACTCGGCTTTAACGTCAACCCGAATAACCGGGTCGTTCATAACCGCCAGGAGATCACCGCCTACATTGAGGAATACACGGCCAAACGGGACCAGCTTTCCTACGGGATTGACGGAATCGTGGAAAAGGTCAATGACCTTGACACTGAGATTGCCCTCGGGAATACCGTTAAGGTTCCCCGCTGGGAAATTGCCTACAAGTTCCCACCTGAGGAGCAGGCGACGGTGGTCAGAGATATTGAATGGACGGTTGGGCGGACCGGTAATGTTACACCGACTGCGGTGATGGATCCGGTTCAACTGGCGGGGACCACGGTGAGTCGTGCTTCTCTCCATAATCCCGACTACCTCCAGGAGAAGGGGATTCGGGTCGGCGACACCGTTTACCTCCACAAGGCAGGCGACATTATTCCTGAAATCTCCCGGGTCGACCTGAAAAAGCGGCCGGCTGATAGTAAACCATACGAGATTCCGACAACCTGCCCAGTCTGCGGCGCCAAGTTGGTCCACTTAGACGATGAGGTTGCCTTGCGGTGCATCAACCCGATGTGTCCGGCCCAAATTAAGGAGGGGTTGGCCCACTTCGCCTCTCGGAACGCGATGGACATCGATGGCTTAGGACCGAAAATTATCCAGCAGCTCTGGAACAAGAAGTTAATTCATGACGTGGCTGACCTGTACAGCCTGACGCGGGACCAATTATTAACTTTAGATAAATTTGGTGACAAATCCGCCACTAACCTATTGACATCGATTGACAATAGTCGTAATAATTCTGTCGAACGCTTATTATTTGGTCTCGGTATTCGCCATGTTGGTGCTAAGGCGGCCCGGCTGATCATGGAGCATTTTGGCTCCCTCGACCAGTTGATGGCAGCAAGCGCTGATGAGGTTTCCGCGGTTGATGGCATCGGCCCCACCATTGGTGAGAGTGTGGAAGCCTACTTTGCTAACCCCCAAGTAGTCAAGCTGGTTGATGAACTCCGGGATGCCGGCATTAATTTCGCTTACCTGGGGGCCACCACACCAGTCAACCCAACAAGCGAATGGAACGACCGCCGGGTAGTTTTGACCGGGAAGCTGGAAGAAATGACCCGGAGTCAGGCGAAGGATTGGCTAGAAGCACATGGGGCAAAGGTTACTAGCAGCGTTTCAAAGAAAACTGATATTGTCATTGCCGGGACGGCAGCGGGAAGCAAACTGACGAAAGCCCAGGACCTGGGAATCACGGTTTGGAATGAGGCCCGCTTTGCCCAAGCAATGAAGGAGGAACAATAA